From the Populus nigra chromosome 13, ddPopNigr1.1, whole genome shotgun sequence genome, the window TCTTCCCTCCGCAAGATTTGTCAGGCATGTCGTTCTTATACAATCTTATACCTCGTAGTTCATTCAATATATCCACGAAAAGATTCGTGTTTGAGGGTCCTAAGCTAGCTGCGCTAAGAGGAAAGTTGTGCAACGGGCCATATTTGAATCGTCCAACCCGGTTCGAGGCTGTATCTGCCCTTATTTGGGGTGTTGTTGGAGAAGATAGTGAGTCTAAAAAGGTAAATAGACCCGCAACAATTGCCGTGGATTTGCGGAAAAGAATGGATCCACCCCTACCACAACACTGTATTGGAAATATAGTCCATTTGGCTGAGGCATATTGGGAAAATAAAGTGGTGGACTGTAATGGTTTAGCTGGAAAAATTCATGAGTCAATAAGCATGATAAACAGTGACTATGTGAGGCAGGTTTACGCAGACGGCACCTTCTTCAGTTTAATGAGACAAAGAATGGCGAAGATGGCAGAAGATCCTAATAACTTTAGGGGTGTAATTGTTTTCACTAGTTGGTGTAAATTTCGATTTTATGAGGTTGATTTTGGATGGGGAAAGCCCATTTGGGTAGGCACTTCTTTCAGGCTTTCACCCTACTGGGTCATGCTATTGGATACAAGGGATGGTGAGGGAATGGAAGTAAGGATTGCATTACCCAACGAAGAAATGGTCAAGTTCGAACAAAATCCAGACATCTTAGCCTATGCTTCTTTCACTCCAGCCATATGAGCTTTTATGTCGGATGCCCttctttttaccctttttttaatgaaaaatttggATGTTTCATGTGTATAATAAAGGAACCTTAAGGACATACTCTTGCGCATTAAGCCTAGAGGTTTGTTCTTGGTCCTCTCCTAGTTAAGGGATTGATTGTCCAGGTTTGAGCGTGTACTACTAGGCAATAATTTCACTGGAAAGGAAATAATTATTTGCTGTTTACAATATATTTGTACTGGCACCCATTAATTGTTCCCCATCAATTAAGATGAAAAGTCTTAAatcttttatgaattttttttcaatatttgggGTGCCATGACCCCGATCTTCATGTCGTTTTGTTCCTGTTATAGCagactaattattttttctccaagtctgttttttttttttttaatcatgccCTTGTATTTTACTtcggttattaattttatagtttttttaatatattttcaataattataaaaaaaatggtcgAGCAGTGCAAAAGATCATGTACAACTGGAGCACATTTATCTTCAGTAGTTGGTGCAGATTTCAATTTTATGAGGTCCATTTTGGTAGGCACTGCCTTGAGGTTAAAAATTAATGGCGGCATTCTCTTAGATACATGAGATGGTGAAGGAATAGAGAAGCTTGGGTGGCATACCAGAAGAAGAAATCAGAGCTGGCTTAAGATAATGAGACATTTGATAAAACTATAgatatagtattttaaaatactttttattatttttttatgcatgtcTAATAAGTAAGGCAttgaacaatttttattttgtatttggagctttttattaaataaaaatgattgtcattttttaaaatataattaccaagtatatcttatttattaataaatatatttttctgttAAGTGAGAATCTTAAATGGATCGGGTGTTGAATTATATAAGTAGGTGgtagtttaaaaatttaaattttttttatctattttgaattgttttaatgcgctgatctcaaaaataattttttaaaaaataaattttttttattatgatatattttaatatcaaaaatattttaaaaaataactgtaaaTATACTTGCAAACAGGTTGACGTCCGAAATAATAgtcaagtttgaaaaaaaatcctggCATGTTAACCTATGCTTCTTTCGGTCAAAGCATAATACcttcaagtcattttattttttaataggaaagcttttcttttcttttttgtgtgaaatttgagttgacatgagattgttggtCTGTTCCCTGTCCTCCGAAAGGATCGGCATggctcttttaaaaaattgctcATCATCGCTATGCTTTCTTAAGTAACGATCATGTGCTTGGCAAGTCCCTTTCTTGCACAAAAGTATAAAATGTTGTAGTGTTTTACCCAGGAGTTTTAGAATAGTATAcataagaaagaaatatatttcttaattgtATATTCGAGAGAGCAAAATAATTGCAATATTGCATATAACATCGTTATTCAATATCCAACAGAAATATATGTAATAATTCAGTATATATGGTAATAATGCCTTACAAATCCTCTTCTGTAGATTTGGAAGAAGACTTTATGTTTTGGCTGAAAAAGGAGGCAAAAGAAGGTTATCGAGGTAGATTTATTTCGACCCTTCACATGAAGAtttgaatatcatttcaaaggCTGTCTCCATGCAGGACTTGAATTTTTGAGAATCCATAAATCCTTTCTCTGTTCCCACAGCTACTCTTAGCTTTCCTGCATAACTTACCATTGTTATGGTAAGACTCTGCATTACCATTCAAATACAAATTAGTAAGTAGCTGTAAATGAACATGAAGGGCTCAGCAATTCTCTAATTTTACTGAGTATTCTTTCCAAAATCACTTCTCAAAAAACCTCATGCATTGAATAAATAGAATCGTTTATGGAACCCATAAATCCAATGATTAAAATTCTCGAAAATCGATTGAGTAAGAACTGttccattaaattaattagcagTGCTCGATGAACATAATGTTatgattaaattaacaaaaaaggaaaaatataagcAAATATGTACCTGGGGCACACCAACTACCATAAAATAGAAGCCTTTAATTGGATGATTAGCCAAAGCCATTTTGTCAACAGGGCCAATGATATTTGAGATTGTCATGCTTGAGTTGAATAGTGTTTGTTTGATGTACTTGGCCGTTGCCTGCAAAGTTACACACTCATTGCTCTTCAAATCAAGCTATATTCAAAcgaaaaaaaagatcatttttttcttaaaccctgTATGATGATCTTGATCATTTATTTTCCAACAGACATGTTACTAAAAGGATACGAGTTCTTGCTTTAGCATTAATGTCTTTTATGGAGTGTTAAAAAGcaatataaaatctttcatAAGATTTTATTTACTAGCTTAAGCTTTGAATTGAAACCGTTCTTTTACGTGATATCAGAGTTTTAACAAATTAGGACAAGTTGAAACAATTCTTGTCTCTAAGAAGCAACAGCAGAGTACGTAATTGCATATGTTTAATGTCAAGCTCATACCTCAGGGCCTCTAATCTTCCTCAGAACCTCCAGGAGCCTACCAGTGAGGTTAACAGCAAGAGAACTTCTCTTCCTCTGGATGATTTCCTGCGCTATTGTGACGCATTCAAGAGGTTTAGAAAACCTGGAATCAGTTAATTCAGGTACCGAAACGTGCAGGAATCCGAACTGGTTCCCCCATGGTGACTCAGCATCAGGCTTGACCATTTCCTTTACTGATCTGTACCCACTAATGACTCTAGTATTAAGCAACACCAAAGCTGTGGAATGTGCATTGGTTGATTTATCATCAACATTTTGCATATATAATCGTGTTCCGTAGAAAATTATGCCAGTAATCACATCGTTTATCGTCTgtcgaaaataaaataattttgaatgttAACATACAGCTTCTGCAACGTATTTCTGATTTCTTGTTCTTGAAATTGTTAGTGAAATCCACGACAGCTACCAAGTTGACAACTAGACTAACTAGCTAGCGAAATTCTAGAGACAATTCATACAGGCACCAAGAACATTATGCAACCAAATCTGCTTTCCAAGATCTCATTCTATGTGGCTAATGTTCAATCTTTTTGTCCcaaattttttcttatcaaaatcAGACCTTGAGTCGTTGAATACAGCTAGTTTGCAAAGATTTTATAGtcttaaaaaccaaaaagatcCTGGAAATAGTCCATTAAACTTTGCTAATTTCTTTGCAAATGTTTAACGAGAGCATGGCTTTTGGGGTGAATCTGAAGATGACATAGAAATTGGAATTGGAGGACCGCAGCACATTTATTGATCGAATTCTGAAGTAAAAAGTAGAAAGGTTGGAGGCactcatttaacaaattcaACCATCCAGAAAAGAGCTGTAGATATCATTaacttaaaaactaaaagtCACGGGGAATTCACTATCCCTCACATGGCATTATGGATGGATTATTTATAatgtcttttttctctctttatttttttaataaaaaatttggcCCGTATTGGATTAAATTATAAGTTAATTTGTTGGTAGAGGATGAGATTGAAAGATGGAGGATTAAATTTAAAGCATGGAAACACGCTCCCCCGTccctctattttattttcacatttaTTAACTACCTAATGCATGTAAATTAAGAAGTGAAACAGGAAattcaacataattaaattctaattccatttaattatttctttaattgttaGGCCATTAAACAATTGGAAAATTTATGGATGTAAGGAAAGAGACATTGTTTCAACTTACCACTCCAAGTCTGGACTTAATTTGTTTGATGTGATCGAGAGAGAATGTGATTGTTGAAATCACAATCGGCTTGAACCGGACTTCTTCATCCCCAGATCGTATAGGTGAGCGAGAATCCTCAACAAAGCTACTCTTCAGAAGGCTCCATCCGAAATCAGAAATAGTGTTAAAGATCGAACTAATACATTTCGGTACAGTGATATTCAACTTACTAAAGCTGCAGTCTGGATTTGAAGGAAATTGAAGTGAAGGAAAtgttaaagaaagagaaggattaTCGGCTCTTTGTAGACAAGAAAGAAGAGCTCCCATGAGAGAAAAGCCATCTCCAAGTGCATGGTGAAGCTTGAAAATGATATTTCCAGCTGCTTTGCTGGTGGGATATTTCACAAGATGAATTTCCCATAAAGGCTGGCTTTGTGGAAATTGCTTCAGTGCTATTCTTGATATATAATCATTGAAGTAGCTGTCATAAGAAGTGGTTGACAATCCAATTGGAAAGATTGGAATGTTAACATGGTTTTGGAGCTGCACCTCAACTCTCTTCCATTGTTTTTCACCATTTTTATCATTAACCTGTTTTCCagaaaaagttaaatatattaatcatGCAAGTTACTGAAAGAGACAAATTTCTTAATGAAAGTAAAGCTTGTGTTGTGAAAatggaagaagagagaaatcatTTTTTGTATATTGAGTTTACATTTCAATATAACAGCTAAAATTGTCAGGGAAATGAAGACAGGAAAGTAGTTCGGATAGCTACGTTTTTCCACAAAGGAAAAAACTAACAAGAATATTAACACTTACTTTTCCAAGATCTAA encodes:
- the LOC133671438 gene encoding stemmadenine O-acetyltransferase-like, which encodes MEIQIISKEIIKPSAPTPPHLKTYKLSAVDQLAAFVADIPIILFYSPTDEISSKNSDYLKKSFAKTLTLFYPFAGRIKDDSSIDCNDDGATYIEAHVAGNISMILQQPDMDQLEQLQSCKPDENVDEPSGKVMLAAQVNYFDCGGIAISVRIRHRIGDASSLASFVKCWGAISCGIYDNNAGTVVDCSSLFPPQDLSGMSFLYNLIPRSSFNISTKRFVFEGPKLAALRGKLCNGPYLNRPTRFEAVSALIWGVVGEDSESKKVNRPATIAVDLRKRMDPPLPQHCIGNIVHLAEAYWENKVVDCNGLAGKIHESISMINSDYVRQVYADGTFFSLMRQRMAKMAEDPNNFRGVIVFTSWCKFRFYEVDFGWGKPIWVGTSFRLSPYWVMLLDTRDGEGMEVRIALPNEEMVKFEQNPDILAYASFTPAI
- the LOC133670346 gene encoding wax ester synthase/diacylglycerol acyltransferase 4-like, with product MEGEAQEHKAMEFKEKEEEEVTEPVSPTGQYFNSSVLSICVLAVLESEVPIDDSLTMTLLKDVFLPINPRFSSIMVNDKNGEKQWKRVEVQLQNHVNIPIFPIGLSTTSYDSYFNDYISRIALKQFPQSQPLWEIHLVKYPTSKAAGNIIFKLHHALGDGFSLMGALLSCLQRADNPSLSLTFPSLQFPSNPDCSFSKLNITVPKCISSIFNTISDFGWSLLKSSFVEDSRSPIRSGDEEVRFKPIVISTITFSLDHIKQIKSRLGVTINDVITGIIFYGTRLYMQNVDDKSTNAHSTALVLLNTRVISGYRSVKEMVKPDAESPWGNQFGFLHVSVPELTDSRFSKPLECVTIAQEIIQRKRSSLAVNLTGRLLEVLRKIRGPEATAKYIKQTLFNSSMTISNIIGPVDKMALANHPIKGFYFMVVGVPQSLTITMVSYAGKLRVAVGTEKGFMDSQKFKSCMETAFEMIFKSSCEGSK